The DNA window ATGGGCCGGAGGAGACCTGCCCCGCTGACAACGGCGCCGCGAAAATGATCGCCAACTTCGCCGAGGCCGTGCGGGCGAACGACCGGTCGCTGCTCCGCTGCGACTTGGCGGAGACGCGGAAGTTCGTCCTCGCGCTCGACGGCGCCCACGAGAGCAGCGGCCGTATCCATCGCATCGCGGCCGACCATGTGCGGCGTGTGGGGGAGGGGGGCGAGATGCGGACAGTGGTCGAGGGTCTGGACGCCGCGCTGCGCTGCGCCGCAGCGGCGCGGGCGCTGTTCAGCGAACTGGGCACCCTCCCTTGGGCCGTCGCCACCGAGCCATTCGACCTCACGGGCTATTCGTCCTACCCGCGCCGGATCAAGGGGGAGTGACCGTCGAAGGGCGCCCGCCTATCGGGCAGGGTCTGCCGGGCAGATCGCTCTGGCCATAAGCCTTGCGGGCGACGACAGTTACGGCCAATCCGCGCCGCGGGCAGTCAAAATCTGGGGGCAAAAACGTTGTACATCTGGGGATGTAGGGAGGAATGGTATCGGCTTGGCAGCGCCTATGCGGACGGCGAAGCGCGGTCAGCTTCATTTTTTTACCCAACAGATTTGGGGGGTATTGCCATTGTACATATGGGGGGAATGCCCGACGGGTCGGGCGATGACTTCTTGTGACACTCTCGGTGGCCCGGAAGGGCACTTGACAGCGGGGCCGCCGGTCGCTAGAGATGAGGTCCACAGGACGAGGGTTCCCCCGGCTGTGCGGAAAGGATGAGCGAGATGTCGCAGGATACCGACCGGCTGTACCAGCAGCGGCTGGCGCGCTACGTGGCGGCGATGAAGAAGGAGAAGCCCGACCGCGTGCCCATCCGCCCCTTTGCCGCCGAGTTCGCCGGCAAGTACGCCGGCTACAACAACCAGCAGGTCACGCACGACGTGGACCTGGCGTTCGACGCGATCATGAAGTGCTGCCGCGACTTCGACTGGGACGCGACGGTGGGCAACATGGTCTACGTGTGGACCGGCCTCACCGAGGCGGCGGGGCTGAACTACTACGCCATCCCGGGCATAGACAAGCCGCCGACCGCCGCCTTCCAGTACATCGAGCCACCCGACGAGGAGTCGGCCTTCATGAAGGCCGATGAGTACGACGAGTTCATCGCCGACCCCACGGGCTTCGTCGCCAACGTGTGGATGCCGCGGGCCAACCGCTACGTGGTGCCGCTGGGCGAGCCGAGCACGGCGAAGAACAACCTCGCCTGGCTCAAGGGCGGCATGGCCATGCTCCACTACTTCAACAAGTTCGGCGCGCAGATCGGCCGCATGAAGAACGAGACCGGCACCGTGCACGCCATCGCCGGCTGCCTGAAGGCGCCGTTCGACATCCTGGCCGACAAGTTCCGCGGCTTCCGCCAGCTCTGCGCGGACATCCACCGCCAGCCCAAGAAGGTGCTCGCCGCCTGCGAGGCGCTGCGGCCCCACATGTACTTCAACGCTGTTGCCGGCGCCGACCCCACGAAGACCGTGCCCATCAGCATCTGGCTGCATCGCGGCTGCACGCCGTTCCTCTCGCCCAAGCAGTTCGAGACCTTCTTCTGGCCCACTTGCAAGAAGATCATCGAGGACCTGCATGCGGAGGGGCGCCAGGTGCTCTGGTATGCGGAGGGCGACTGGAATCCCAACCTGAAGTACATCGCCGAGCTGCCCGACAAGAGCATCATCTACCACGTGGACCGCGCCGACCCCTTTGAGGTCTACGAAAAGGTCGGCCACAAGTTCGCCATCAGCGGCGGCATCCCGAACGACCTGCTGGCCTACGGCACGCCCGACGAGGTGCGCGCGAGGTGCAAGGAGGTGATTGACCGCGTGGGCAAGAACGGCGGCTACATCATGGACGCCGGCGCCATCATGCAGGACGACTCGACCATCGAGAACGTCAAGGCCATGACCGAATTCACTGTGGAATACGGAGTGTACCGGTAGAAGCCATCGCCCGTGACGCGCAGGCGTGTTGTGCGCGTTTTCACGGCGGATGAATGGAAGACTGGATGAGTGGATGGGTGTCAGGCAATCACGCATTCCTCCATCCATCCAACCATCCCCTCTGGTTACGGCCTCGGGCCGCCTCAGGAGAGAATCGAATGCCGCAGAGAGAGCCGAAGAAGGCCATCAAGCCCGGCGTGTGCTTCCCGTGGGAGGAGAAGGTGAAGGAGTACCCCAGGATTCTGGGCGATCCCAAGATCGTGCAGAAGGCCTGGGAGGAACTCGACAGCCTGGCGTACCTGTACCTGTGGTTCTGCGTCATGCAGTCCTAGATCCCAACTTCCCGCGGGTTTGCAGCCCGCGAGAGGTTACGAACGGAAGGAGGCCCCCGAATGGCGAAGCCGGGCGCGATTGCGAAGGCGATGAGCGCCTTGAAGGAAGACCAGCTCAAAGCCCTCATCCAGAAAGCCATCAAGGCCAAAGTGCCCGCGGCCGACATCGTGGCCGAGTGCCGCGCCGGCCTCGGCGAGGTGGGCGAGCGCTTCAACAAGGGCGAATACTTCATCTCCGAACTCATGTTCGCCGGCGAGATCATGAAGGACGTGATGGCCCAGCTCGCCCCGCTGCTGAAGAAGGCCACGAAGGCCAAGGCCAAGGCGGGGGCTAAGCAGATCGTCATGGCGACCGTGCGCGGCGACATCCATGACATCGGCAAGGACATCGTGGTCCTCATGCTCCGCGGCGCAGGCTACGAGGTCACCGACCTCGGCGTGGACGTGAAGCCCGAGGAGATCGTGGCGGCGGTGAAGAAGAGCAAGGCGTTCATGGTGGGCCTGAGCGTCTTCCTCACCACCTGCTGCAAGGCGCTGGAGGACACGGCAGTTGCGCTCAAGAAGGCTGGTCTGCGCGAGGGCGTGAAGATCATGATCGGCGGGGCGGCCGCGAGCGACCTGGTGGCCCAGCGCACCGGCTGCGATAGCTATGGCGCCACCGCCGTGGACGCCGTGGCCCTCGCCAACGCCGCGGCGGGGTAGGACCTCGGGACAATGACACGGACCTACACGGACGGACACTGACGGAAGCCCCAGGAGGCAGCTAATCAGTCGTCTGATGAGGGAGGTAGCTCAGCGCTGATCGGCTGGGCCAAGGATGGCGATAGGGACGTGGATGAGGGTTGTGCGGTCGGCGGCGAGGCCCTTCTTGATGGCCTTCGATAGCTGCTCAGACGTGTCGGCTCGGACGCCGATGGCGCCGAAGGCTTCGGCGAGTTTCGCGTAGTCCACCTCGGCCAGGCGGCTGGCGAGGATGCCGTCGGGGCCGTAGGCGGCGCGCTGGCCGCTCACCACGATGCCCCAGGCCCGATCGTCGGCCAGGACGATGACGAACGGCGCCGAGTGCTTCACTGAGGTCTCGAGTTCGGCGATGGTGAAGCCGAACGCTCCGTCGCCGGTCAGGAGCAGCACGGGGCGCTTTGGGTAGGCCAGCTTTGCTCCAATTGCGCCGGGGAGGCCCCAGCCGACAACCGCGCTGGCGCCGCAGGTGAGCCAACGGCTCGGATAGCAGTCGGCCAACGCCATGTGCGCCCACTGGCCAATGTTCCCCCCGTCAATCAGGAAGAGCAGTTCCTCGCTCAGGAACGGGCGGATGGCGTCCACGACGTGGCGGCCAGTCATCCGCGGTGTGGCAGAGGTCAACCGCGAACGCTGCGGATCTGGCGAATGGGATTCGCACGATTCCAGCGATTCGCGGTTTGCTCCCGCGAGCCAACGGCGGCGGAAGGCGGCGTCGCGGCGGCGGGCCTCGGCGAGCCAGGTCCTGTGCGGCCTGGCGCCGAGACGCCGCGTCGCGTGAACAAGTTGGCCGAGGACCGTGCACGGGTCGCCCAACAGCTTCACGTTAGGCTCGGCGCCGCTGCGCAACTCGGTGGCGTCCACGTCAATGCGGATGATGATGGCCCTCTCGGCGACCTTGGGCGGGAGTGCGAAGCCGATGCGGTAGTCGGTGCGGCAGCCCACGAGGAGCACGAGGTCGGCGTCGGGCAGAAGCCGCGGCTCGCCGCTGGCCGCGCCCACGACGCCCAGGAAGTAGTCGGCCGGCTGCTCCACGCAGCCACGGT is part of the Planctomycetota bacterium genome and encodes:
- a CDS encoding uroporphyrinogen decarboxylase family protein, with translation MSQDTDRLYQQRLARYVAAMKKEKPDRVPIRPFAAEFAGKYAGYNNQQVTHDVDLAFDAIMKCCRDFDWDATVGNMVYVWTGLTEAAGLNYYAIPGIDKPPTAAFQYIEPPDEESAFMKADEYDEFIADPTGFVANVWMPRANRYVVPLGEPSTAKNNLAWLKGGMAMLHYFNKFGAQIGRMKNETGTVHAIAGCLKAPFDILADKFRGFRQLCADIHRQPKKVLAACEALRPHMYFNAVAGADPTKTVPISIWLHRGCTPFLSPKQFETFFWPTCKKIIEDLHAEGRQVLWYAEGDWNPNLKYIAELPDKSIIYHVDRADPFEVYEKVGHKFAISGGIPNDLLAYGTPDEVRARCKEVIDRVGKNGGYIMDAGAIMQDDSTIENVKAMTEFTVEYGVYR
- a CDS encoding cobalamin-dependent protein (Presence of a B(12) (cobalamin)-binding domain implies dependence on cobalamin itself, in one of its several forms, or in some unusual lineages, dependence on a cobalamin-like analog.), coding for MAKPGAIAKAMSALKEDQLKALIQKAIKAKVPAADIVAECRAGLGEVGERFNKGEYFISELMFAGEIMKDVMAQLAPLLKKATKAKAKAGAKQIVMATVRGDIHDIGKDIVVLMLRGAGYEVTDLGVDVKPEEIVAAVKKSKAFMVGLSVFLTTCCKALEDTAVALKKAGLREGVKIMIGGAAASDLVAQRTGCDSYGATAVDAVALANAAAG
- a CDS encoding thiamine pyrophosphate-binding protein; translation: MTGADLFALTLRERNVEFLATLSGNGLNPLYLACRDAGIRLIDTRNEQAAAYIADAYARLTRRVGVVAVSSGIAHVNALTGIANAWFDGAPVLLLTGESPSSQDDLGKFQEFDHLALARPLCKYARRVLEPEKVAFCVREALAAATSGRPGPACLSIPVDVLSAEIPKGKAIRVRPGPGEVVQDAAADPDLVAEAARLIARARRPVLVAGTGAFYAEAGHELDEFARLTSIPVVVPIWDRGCVEQPADYFLGVVGAASGEPRLLPDADLVLLVGCRTDYRIGFALPPKVAERAIIIRIDVDATELRSGAEPNVKLLGDPCTVLGQLVHATRRLGARPHRTWLAEARRRDAAFRRRWLAGANRESLESCESHSPDPQRSRLTSATPRMTGRHVVDAIRPFLSEELLFLIDGGNIGQWAHMALADCYPSRWLTCGASAVVGWGLPGAIGAKLAYPKRPVLLLTGDGAFGFTIAELETSVKHSAPFVIVLADDRAWGIVVSGQRAAYGPDGILASRLAEVDYAKLAEAFGAIGVRADTSEQLSKAIKKGLAADRTTLIHVPIAILGPADQR